In Aegilops tauschii subsp. strangulata cultivar AL8/78 chromosome 3, Aet v6.0, whole genome shotgun sequence, one genomic interval encodes:
- the LOC141042537 gene encoding uncharacterized protein: MAPAGLSGLPAHVLDDIARRVGPLDNYSCPLICRPWGAALNAARLSLLPLPNKPQHLHVEPRCDCRRSPSPWAIDNCKSPGKEPWTKKVYLQRGGSPLGVAMDGEKESAHPTRVIGCDYGWAVTVDDARSLALLDPLPPITSSLGRITQVAKNLKPMGGGMFHKAALAPGRRLGTFAVMLIHSGGLGLSFLAPGAGRWTALRAPPWKPKRYLDVASHKGAFYTLSVGSELTAWAPDGSSTGLRPRRAVSPCTDPVWAVLAESTTRDELLMVSTPDTYGGRPYFGMKKTKVSSYEEREGRWIPAANKGDTAILVRGNSGLCVPWLYKPRCGRPTPTPENWQVSYWDDDLPPSNLHDCSFLRHGCWFLPYVAPEFPRPDKQSTADTEPKSSKVSRRRKCKQSVRQ; this comes from the coding sequence ATGGCGCCCGCCGGCCTCTCCGGCCTGCCGGCCCACGTCCTGGACGACATCGCCCGCCGCGTGGGGCCCCTCGACAACTACAGCTGCCCCCTCATCTGCCGGCCGTGGGGCGCCGCGCTGAACGCCGCGCGCCTCAGCCTGCTCCCACTGCCCAACAAGCCGCAGCACCTGCACGTGGAGCCTCGCTGCGACTGCCGCCGGTCGCCGTCGCCTTGGGCCATCGACAACTGCAAGTCTCCCGGGAAAGAACCATGGACCAAGAAGGTCTACCTCCAACGCGGCGGCAGCCCCCTCGGCGTCGCCATGGACGGCGAGAAGGAGTCGGCACACCCGACGCGCGTCATCGGCTGCGACTACGGCTGGGCGGTCACCGTCGACGACGCGCGCAGCCTCGCCCTGCTCGACCCGCTGCCTCCCATCACCTCCTCCCTCGGCCGCATCACGCAGGTCGCCAAGAACCTCAAGCCGATGGGCGGGGGCATGTTCCACAAGGCGGCTCTGGCCCCCGGCCGCCGGCTCGGCACGTTCGCCGTGATGCTGATCCACAGCGGCGGGCTGGGCCTGTCGTTCCTCGCGCCCGGCGCCGGGCGCTGGACGGCGCTGCGCGCCCCGCCGTGGAAGCCGAAGAGGTACCTTGACGTGGCGTCCCACAAGGGCGCCTTCTACACGCTGAGCGTCGGCTCGGAGCTCACCGCCTGGGCGCCGGACGGGAGCTCCACCGGCCTGCGGCCGAGGCGCGCCGTGAGCCCATGCACAGACCCGGTGTGGGCGGTGCTCGCGGAGTCGACGACCCGGGACGAGCTTCTGATGGTGAGCACCCCGGACACCTACGGGGGCAGACCGTACTTCGGGATGAAGAAGACGAAGGTGTCGAGCTACGAGGAGCGCGAGGGCCGGTGGATCCCGGCGGCGAACAAAGGGGACACGGCGATCTTGGTGAGGGGAAACAGCGGCCTGTGCGTGCCGTGGCTGTACAAGCCCCGCTGCGGTAGGCCAACGCCGACGCCGGAGAACTGGCAGGTGTCTTATTGGGACGACGACCTGCCGCCGTCCAACTTGCATGATTGCTCGTTTTTGCGCCACGGCTGCTGGTTTCTGCCCTACGTCGCGCCTGAATTCCCCCGGCCAGACAAGCAAAGCACTGCTGATACTGAACCCAAGTCCTCGAAGGTTTCTCGGAGAAGAAAGTGCAAACAAAGTGTTCGTCAATGA